One window from the genome of Montipora foliosa isolate CH-2021 chromosome 5, ASM3666993v2, whole genome shotgun sequence encodes:
- the LOC138002954 gene encoding vesicular inhibitory amino acid transporter-like translates to MNSGDLSDEDREAILELQSSDAESSTDDEFEIPIENRSSHQGSSSGNSSLWKSVANLINYMEGIGFLALPYAIKRGGITILVAFLILPVCAWYTGKLLIECLYDTDKKNRRLRSRSTFKELGEMLLPKYGGYVFTGFVQLGLFFSSVSYLVLCGSLMSHSLPSVPLTMTAWICLAGVVVFPTTFLNSMKEIGWLSMISIVALISVVITVLWYGMAHMDKWTLESVLFWNGEGVSIALPILIFAYASLYILPTVEHSMREKHKFNLALALAYIINVFMKTGFSLFAFLAFGSSTDQAILNNLPEGPIRMCTSFLFTASCILSYILTVYPIFVFIQTSEAYEQAFSKFPRTGLFLSRTIVVILTVLVAIIFPKFAFVVSFTGSIIESMSFFVAPCAVHLKLKFKQLKWYEVFLDVLFIVIGFTCAVFGGISSSQALVAG, encoded by the coding sequence ATGAATTCAGGTGACCTTTCTGATGAAGATCGCGAAGCTATCTTAGAGCTGCAGTCCAGCGACGCTGAATCATCCACCGATGACGAATTCGAAATTCCCATAGAAAACAGAAGCTCGCATCAAGGTTCTTCCTCTGGCAATTCATCACTCTGGAAATCAGTTGCTAATCTCATAAACTACATGGAAGGCATTGGATTTCTTGCATTACCATATGCCATCAAACGGGGTGGAATTACCATTCTTGTGGCATTTTTAATACTTCCAGTTTGTGCGTGGTACACAGGAAAACTTCTAATAGAGTGTCTTTATGACACAgataaaaagaacagaagaCTTAGGTCAAGATCCACTTTCAAAGAACTGGGAGAAATGCTTTTACCTAAATATGGAGGCTATGTCTTCACAGGTTTTGTGCAACtgggtctttttttttcctctgtttCATATCTAGTTCTATGCGGATCACTTATGAGCCACAGTCTCCCGTCAGTACCTCTTACGATGACAGCGTGGATATGCCTTGCGGGAGTCGTGGTTTTTCCAACAACTTTTCTTAATTCTATGAAGGAGATTGGTTGGTTAAGTATGATAAGTATTGTTGCATTGATTTCAGTTGTGATAACTGTTCTTTGGTACGGGATGGCGCACATGGACAAGTGGACTCTGGAGTCCGTTCTATTTTGGAACGGCGAAGGTGTAAGCATTGCTCTTCCAATTTTGATCTTCGCCTATGCCTCGTTGTATATTTTACCTACAGTTGAACATAGCATGCGCGAAAAACACAAATTCAACCTGGCTCTTGCATTAGCGTACATCATAAACGTTTTCATGAAGACAGGGTTTTCTCTTTTTGCGTTCTTGGCCTTTGGATCCAGTACAGATCAAGCTATACTTAATAATCTACCTGAAGGCCCAATTCGCATGTGCACCAGTTTTCTTTTCACGGCAAGTTGCATACTTTCGTATATCTTGACTGTTTATCCAATATTTGTCTTTATCCAAACATCTGAAGCCTACGAACAGGCCTTCTCCAAATTCCCAAGGACCGGTTTGTTTCTCAGTCGGACAATTGTTGTCATTCTGACGGTGTTGGTGGCGATTATATTTCCTAAATTTGCCTTTGTTGTGTCATTCACTGGAAGCATAATCGAGTCAATGTCTTTCTTTGTTGCGCCATGTGCAGTTCACCTgaagttgaaattcaagcaaCTAAAATGGTACGAAGTTTTCCTAGATGTGCTTTTTATCGTAATAGGCTTTACTTGTGCAGTATTTGGTGGTATTTCCTCCAGCCAAGCCTTAGTTGCAGGTTAA